In bacterium, one DNA window encodes the following:
- a CDS encoding DEAD/DEAH box helicase family protein: MQFKFDPNQDFQLRAIESVADLFEGQPRVHPEVTFALRAGFAAVPNCLDLDDTSLLANLNAVQSENGIPTDNALESIENRIETADGPKTVAFPNFSVEMETGTGKTYVYTRTALELFRRYGLRKFIIVVPSVAIREGVLKSLQVTETHLLQHYENMPYRYYVYDSKNLSQVRQFALSNSVELMVMTIDSFNKAQNVIHQSTDHLQGETPIHLVQATRPILILDEPQNMESELRIKALSALDPLLALRYSATHRNPYNLVYRLTPFEAYRHGLVKRIEVASVVKEDDFNQVFLRLDQIMTHKNTVTARIAVHKLMRDGTVKEKTVKVKRGDSLEEKSCRPEYAGFDVDEINPGGGYVRFANDVELRKGESRGADKEALFDAQIRYTIEEHMRKQERFMAAGVKVLSLFFIDRVDNYALEDGIIRRLFLSAYLDIRKKHPAWEDKDPREVQAAYFAEKRRKAGNIEVLDSVTGKTKADEAAYNLIMKDKERLLSFDEPVAFIFSHSALREGWDNPNVFQICTLNQTASEVKKRQEVGRGVRLCVDQSGDRLRDERINVLTVVANESYERYVARLQSELQEDFGGDIPPRPPDARRRGKATLRKHYTLKPEFKELWERIKHKTRYAVKIDTQRLLADVVPQIDGADISPPCVTITKAEVLMDSEDSLKARHIAKTAKTLSRRGPLRNLVQIMENLMENTSPAMRLTRATLLEVFKRAQDRSRATDNPQGFATAAVRIIKDRLADHLVSGIQYERINDCYEMTQLEAEIDSWLEYLVPADASVYDHVICDSELEKQFVEGLSNRRDVKMFVKLPPWFTVPTPVGEYNPDWAIVMEELDEHGDPVGKPLLYLVRETKDRNWRTELRPDERRKIYCGERHFRGALGVDYKVVTDARELP, from the coding sequence ATGCAGTTCAAGTTTGACCCTAATCAGGACTTCCAGCTGCGTGCTATCGAGTCGGTAGCGGATCTGTTTGAGGGTCAGCCACGCGTCCATCCCGAAGTGACGTTCGCGCTGCGCGCTGGGTTCGCGGCGGTGCCGAATTGCCTCGATTTGGACGATACATCTTTGCTTGCGAACCTGAATGCGGTGCAGTCTGAAAACGGCATCCCAACGGACAACGCCTTGGAATCGATTGAGAACAGAATCGAAACCGCAGACGGGCCCAAGACAGTTGCCTTCCCTAATTTCTCGGTGGAAATGGAGACCGGAACAGGTAAGACGTATGTCTATACCCGGACAGCACTTGAGCTTTTCCGCCGCTACGGGCTACGGAAGTTCATCATCGTAGTGCCTTCTGTGGCGATACGCGAGGGGGTCCTTAAGAGCCTTCAGGTAACTGAAACGCACCTGCTGCAACACTACGAAAACATGCCGTATCGCTATTACGTATATGATTCAAAGAATCTCTCTCAGGTCCGGCAGTTCGCTCTTTCTAACAGCGTTGAGCTCATGGTCATGACGATTGATTCGTTCAACAAGGCGCAAAACGTAATCCACCAGAGCACAGACCACCTACAAGGGGAGACGCCCATCCACCTTGTGCAGGCCACGCGACCTATCTTGATTTTGGACGAACCGCAGAACATGGAGAGTGAGTTGCGCATCAAGGCGCTGTCTGCGCTGGACCCTCTTCTGGCACTTCGATACAGCGCGACTCACCGCAATCCCTACAATCTGGTCTATCGCCTTACGCCCTTTGAAGCGTATAGGCACGGCTTGGTGAAGCGCATAGAGGTGGCCTCGGTCGTGAAAGAGGACGACTTCAATCAGGTCTTTCTGAGGCTCGATCAGATTATGACTCATAAGAACACGGTGACTGCGCGCATTGCCGTTCATAAACTGATGAGGGACGGAACCGTAAAAGAGAAGACGGTGAAGGTGAAGCGCGGCGACTCGCTTGAGGAAAAATCCTGCCGACCGGAGTATGCGGGGTTCGACGTGGACGAGATCAACCCTGGCGGCGGTTATGTCCGCTTTGCAAATGACGTCGAATTGAGGAAGGGCGAATCCCGAGGCGCAGATAAGGAAGCGCTTTTCGACGCCCAGATTCGTTACACCATCGAAGAACACATGCGCAAACAAGAGAGATTCATGGCTGCCGGAGTTAAGGTGCTGTCCCTCTTCTTCATTGACAGGGTTGACAACTACGCCCTTGAAGACGGGATCATCCGACGGCTGTTTCTGAGCGCATACCTTGATATCAGGAAGAAGCACCCGGCATGGGAGGACAAGGACCCAAGGGAGGTGCAGGCCGCCTACTTCGCAGAGAAACGGCGGAAGGCCGGCAATATAGAAGTTCTGGATTCAGTCACGGGAAAGACTAAGGCGGATGAGGCGGCCTACAATCTGATCATGAAGGACAAGGAGCGACTCCTTTCCTTTGACGAGCCGGTTGCGTTCATTTTCTCACATTCCGCATTGCGGGAAGGATGGGACAACCCGAACGTTTTTCAGATTTGCACGCTAAATCAGACCGCTTCCGAGGTGAAAAAACGTCAGGAGGTAGGGCGCGGGGTGCGTTTGTGCGTTGATCAGTCTGGCGACCGTCTCCGAGACGAGAGGATCAACGTGCTGACCGTGGTAGCGAACGAAAGCTATGAAAGGTACGTCGCGCGACTGCAATCCGAACTCCAAGAGGACTTTGGTGGGGATATTCCGCCAAGACCTCCAGACGCCAGACGGCGTGGCAAGGCGACGCTGCGCAAACACTACACCCTCAAACCGGAGTTCAAGGAGCTCTGGGAAAGGATCAAGCACAAGACGCGATACGCGGTCAAGATCGACACACAGCGGTTGCTAGCTGACGTGGTTCCACAAATCGACGGGGCAGACATCAGCCCCCCATGTGTTACAATCACAAAGGCGGAAGTACTCATGGACAGCGAGGATAGTCTGAAGGCCCGCCACATAGCAAAGACCGCGAAGACTCTGTCGAGGCGCGGTCCCCTTCGGAACCTAGTCCAGATCATGGAGAACCTCATGGAAAACACGTCTCCGGCGATGCGCCTTACGCGGGCCACGCTTCTGGAGGTCTTCAAGCGGGCTCAGGACAGAAGTCGCGCAACCGATAATCCGCAGGGGTTCGCTACGGCGGCGGTGCGAATCATCAAGGACAGACTTGCGGACCACTTGGTTAGTGGCATCCAGTATGAGAGGATCAACGATTGCTACGAGATGACCCAACTGGAGGCTGAGATAGACAGTTGGCTAGAGTACTTGGTTCCGGCGGACGCCTCGGTCTATGATCACGTCATTTGCGATTCGGAGCTGGAGAAGCAGTTCGTCGAGGGACTAAGCAATCGACGTGACGTCAAGATGTTCGTTAAGCTGCCACCCTGGTTCACCGTGCCTACGCCCGTAGGCGAATACAATCCCGATTGGGCCATTGTCATGGAAGAGCTGGATGAACACGGCGACCCCGTCGGGAAACCGCTCCTATATCTCGTGCGTGAGACCAAAGACAGGAATTGGCGAACGGAGCTACGACCTGACGAGCGCCGCAAGATTTATTGCGGAGAGAGACACTTTCGGGGCGCGCTCGGCGTGGACTACAAAGTAGTCACAGACGCGCGCGAGTTGCCGTGA
- a CDS encoding dihydroorotate dehydrogenase, producing MTSEDRVERDQEATIDPRSLLKTSLGELELTSPIIIASGTFGYGDEYLQVKGFSLDMVGAIVLKGVTLKPKSGNPAPRILETSSGMLNSIGLENIGVEALIQEKLPALQGIDTHVIVNVGGDRPEDVIDAAKALSYRQELFSAIEINVSCPNLNGRPIGEDADTTARVVTSIRKMYRRPIIVKLVPNAASIAETARRCEMAGADALTVANTFPGLAIDVFTRRPMLGNNFGGLSGPAIKPLSLLLVHRVQKAVSIPIIASGGIVCARDALEFTIAGASAISVGTALFYDARVCSRIAEGIVDFLFEDARRRRLDQPQPLRDYVGTLALNK from the coding sequence ATGACATCTGAAGACCGCGTGGAGCGCGACCAAGAGGCCACAATCGACCCGCGCAGTCTTCTCAAGACCTCGCTGGGTGAGCTCGAGCTGACAAGCCCAATCATTATCGCGTCCGGCACGTTCGGCTATGGCGATGAGTATTTGCAGGTAAAAGGGTTCTCGCTCGACATGGTAGGCGCAATAGTTCTAAAAGGCGTTACGCTGAAGCCCAAGTCCGGCAATCCCGCACCCAGAATCCTCGAGACATCATCCGGAATGCTCAACTCCATTGGCCTGGAGAACATAGGGGTTGAGGCGCTGATACAAGAGAAGCTGCCGGCGCTTCAGGGCATCGATACGCACGTCATCGTCAACGTCGGCGGAGACCGTCCGGAGGACGTAATCGATGCCGCAAAGGCTCTCTCCTACCGTCAGGAACTCTTCTCCGCCATCGAGATAAACGTCTCGTGCCCAAACCTGAACGGCAGGCCGATTGGGGAGGATGCGGACACAACCGCCAGGGTCGTAACTTCCATAAGGAAAATGTATCGAAGGCCCATCATCGTGAAACTCGTCCCAAACGCCGCCTCGATTGCCGAGACCGCAAGAAGATGTGAAATGGCTGGCGCAGACGCTCTCACGGTCGCGAACACATTCCCAGGGCTTGCCATCGACGTTTTCACCAGACGCCCCATGCTCGGCAACAACTTCGGTGGGCTTTCCGGCCCCGCCATAAAGCCGCTGTCGCTACTGCTCGTCCACCGTGTCCAAAAAGCTGTCTCGATACCAATCATCGCGTCCGGAGGCATCGTATGCGCCCGCGACGCCCTCGAGTTCACCATAGCCGGCGCCTCGGCCATCTCGGTCGGCACGGCGTTGTTCTACGACGCTCGGGTATGCTCCAGAATCGCTGAGGGGATCGTCGATTTTCTCTTCGAGGACGCCAGACGCCGGCGCCTCGACCAGCCGCAGCCGCTGAGGGATTACGTCGGCACGCTCGCGCTGAACAAGTGA